Proteins encoded by one window of Misgurnus anguillicaudatus chromosome 4, ASM2758022v2, whole genome shotgun sequence:
- the eif3c gene encoding eukaryotic translation initiation factor 3 subunit C isoform X1, whose translation MSRFFATGSDSESEESSSADEITPKASGTTFNKQVLLLSDDEEDTKRIVRSAKDKRFEELTNLIKTIRNAMKIRDMSKCLEEFEQLCRAFNKSKTIVDKEGVPQFYVRLLADLEDYLNQLWEDKEGKKKMNKNNAKALSTLRQKIRKYNKEFETEIASYKENPEQSADEEEEKDEIESGSSSESDDEGEDDGATAKSFMKKKPQEEEKKAPEASKFLKGAADEESESDDDDDDDDDEHWGSDSVDSGSDSDDNEGTAASLAVAFLKKTQDGDKPSDRKKDPKKKRVQKIDRLVEGGEEEGGEGEEGGWEKVKGGVPLVKEKPKMFAKGTEINTAVVIKKLSEILQARGKKGTDRAAQIELLHALAGIANENNLGEGILVKIKFNIIASLYDYNPNLAAFMKADMWKKCLECIDELLDILFNNTNIFIGENIAEDSENLAVSDQVSITHSEPFRVRGCILTLVERMDEEFTKIMQNTDPHSQEYVDNLKDESHVCGIIDRLLQYLETKGSTEEVCRVYLRRIMHTYYKFDYKAHRRSLGLQGETKSEQDQEESEGEDSAIIMDRLCKFIYAKDRTDRIRTCAILCHIYHHALHSRWYQARDLMLMSHLQDNIQHADPPVQILYNRTMVQLGICAFRQGMIKDAHNALLDIQSSGRAKELLGQGLLMRNMQERNAEQEKIEKRRQVPFHMHINLELLECVYLVSAMLLEIPYMAAHEFDARRRMISKQFHHQLRVGERQPLLGPPESMREHVVAASKAMKMGDWRTCHSFIINEKMNSKVWDLFPETQRVREMLVRKIQEESLRTYLFTYSSVYDSISMGTLSEMFELELPTVHSIISKMIINEELMASLDQPTQTVVMHRTEPTSLQNMALQLAEKLGGLVENNERVFDLKQGIYGGYFNRDQKGGYQQKQGYQRVPELRGGYHQKQGYQRDQKGGGYQQKQNYQRGGYRGQNQGSY comes from the exons ATGTCCCGTTTTTTTGCCACCGGATCCGACAGCGAGTCGGAAGAATCATCGTCCGCCGATGAGATTACCCCAAAAGCAAGCGGGACCACTTTTAATAAGCA GGTCCTGTTGCTAAGTGATGATGAGGAGGACACTAAGAGAATAGTACGCAGTGCTAAGGACAAGCG GTTTGAGGAGCTCACCAACTTAATCAAGACCATTCGCAATGCCATGAAGATCCGAGACATGTCCAAATGCTTGGAGGAGTTCGAACAGTTGTGTCGAGCGTtcaataaaagtaaaacaatcgTGGACAAGGAGGGGGTGCCGCAGTTTTATGTCCGCCTGCTCGCTGATCTAGAGGACTACCTCAACCAA CTATGGGAGGACAAGGAAGGGAAAAAGAAGATGAACAAAAACAACGCTAAAGCCTTGAGCACGCTGCGTCAGAAGATCCGCAAATACAACAAAGAGTTCGAAACGGAGATTGCTAGCTATAAAGAG AACCCAGAGCAGTCAGCTGATGAAGAGGAGGAGAAGGATGAAATTGAGAGTG GCTCATCCTCTGAAAGTGATGACGAGGGTGAAGATGACGGTGCAACGGCCAAGAGCTTTATGAAAAAGAAGCCTCAGGAGGAGGAGAAGAAAGCCCCAGAGGCCAGCAAGTTCCTCAAGGGCGCAGCT GATGAGGAGTCTGAGAGTGATGATGACGACGACGATGATGACGATGAGCATTGGGGTTCGGACTCTGTGGACAGCGGTAGTGACAGTGATGACAACGAAGGAACTGCAGCGTCATTGGCCGTAGCCTTCCTTAAAAA AACACAAGATGGCGATAAACCATCTGATCGCAAGAAGGATCCAAAAAAGAAAAGGGTCCAGAAGATTGATCGACTGGTGGAAGGGGGTGAGGAAGAGGGAGGAGAGGGAGAGGAGGGAGGCTGGGAGAAGGTAAAGGGAGGCGTACCACTGGTGAAGGAGAAGCCTAAAATGTTCGCTAAAGGCACAGAGATCAACACTGCTGTCGTGATAAAGAAACTCAGCGAGATCCTGCAGGCACGAGGCAAGAAGGGAACAGACAG AGCTGCTCAGATTGAGCTCCTTCATGCTCTCGCAGGCATCGCTAATGAGAATAACCTCGGTGAGGGCATTCTTGTCAAAATCAAGTTCAACATCATTGCCTCCCTTTATGACTACAACCCTAACCTGGCTGCCTTCATGAAG GCTGACATGTGGAAAAAGTGTTTGGAATGCATTGATGAGCTGCTGGACATCCTGTTTAACAACACCAATATCTTTATTGGAGAGAACATTGCTGAGGACAGCGAGAATCTGGCAGTCTCTGACCAGGTCAGCATTACACATTCTGAA CCTTTCCGTGTCCGTGGCTGTATTTTGACTCTGGTGGAAAGAATGGATGAAGAATTCACCAAAATCATGCAGAACACCGACCCTCATTCACAAG AGTATGTTGATAATCTAAAGGATGAGAGTCATGTTTGCGGCATCATTGACCGACTTCTACAGTATCTGGAGACTAAAGGCAGCACAGAGGAAGTGTGTCGCGTCTATCTGCGCAGGATCATGCACACCTACTATAAGTTTGACTACAAGGCACACCGACGCAGCCTGGGTCTACAGGGAGAGACTAAA TCGGAACAGGATCAGGAGGAAAGCGAGGGAGAGGATAGTGCTATTATTATGGACCGTTTGTGTAAGTTTATTTACGCTAAGGACCGCACAGACCGCATCCGCACATGCGCTATCCTATGCCATATCTACCATCATGCCCTGCACAGTCGCTGGTACCAGGCCAGGGACCTAATGCTCATGAGTCACCTACAGGACAACATCCAGCACGCCGACCCTCCTGTCCAG ATTCTGTACAACAGGACCATGGTGCAGCTAGGTATCTGTGCTTTCCGTCAGGGCATGATAAAAGATGCACACAACGCGCTCTTGGACATCCAGTCAAGTGGCAGAGCCAAAGAGCTGCTGGGACAGGGGCTTCTCATGAGGAATATGCAGGAGAGAAATGCTGAACAGGAAAAGATCGAGAAGAGGCGACAG GTGCCATTCCACATGCACATTAACCTGGAGCTTCTGGAGTGTGTGTACCTGGTGTCAGCCATGCTGCTGGAGATCCCTTACATGGCAGCCCACGAGTTCGATGCCCGCCGTAGGATGATAAGCAAACAGTTCCACCACCAGCTCAGGGTGGGCGAGAGACAGCCACTGCTGG GTCCTCCTGAGAGCATGAGGGAGCATGTCGTAGCTGCCAGCAAGGCTATGAAGATGGGAGATTGGAGAACCTGCCATTCCTTTATAATCAATGAGAAGATGAACAGCAAGGTGTGGGATCTGTTCCCAGAAACACAACGTGTGCGGGAAATGCTCGTAAG GAAGATCCAGGAGGAGTCGTTGCGCACTTACCTGTTCACCTACAGCAGCGTGTATGACTCAATCAG TATGGGAACTCTGTCCGAGATGTTCGAGTTGGAGTTACCCACAGTGCACAGCATCATCAGCAAGATGATCATTAATGAAGAGCTTATG GCTTCTCTGGACCAACCGACTCAGACGGTGGTAATGCACAGGACCGAGCCCACCTCTCTGCAAAACATGGCCCTGCAGCTGGCTGAGAAACTTGGTGGCCTGGTAGAAAACAACGAACGTGTCTTTGACCTTAAACAAGGCATCTATGGAGGCTACTTTAATAGAG ATCAAAAAGGAGGTTACCAACAGAAGCAAGGCTATCAGAGAG TTCCAGAACTGAGGGGAGGTTACCACCAGAAGCAAGGTTACCAACGAG ATCAGAAAGGAGGCGGTTACCAGCAGAAGCAGAACTATCAGCGTGGAGGTTACAGGGGTCAGAATCAAGGCTCATACTGA
- the eif3c gene encoding eukaryotic translation initiation factor 3 subunit C isoform X3: MSRFFATGSDSESEESSSADEITPKASGTTFNKQVLLLSDDEEDTKRIVRSAKDKRFEELTNLIKTIRNAMKIRDMSKCLEEFEQLCRAFNKSKTIVDKEGVPQFYVRLLADLEDYLNQLWEDKEGKKKMNKNNAKALSTLRQKIRKYNKEFETEIASYKENPEQSADEEEEKDEIESGSSSESDDEGEDDGATAKSFMKKKPQEEEKKAPEASKFLKGAADEESESDDDDDDDDDEHWGSDSVDSGSDSDDNEGTAASLAVAFLKKTQDGDKPSDRKKDPKKKRVQKIDRLVEGGEEEGGEGEEGGWEKVKGGVPLVKEKPKMFAKGTEINTAVVIKKLSEILQARGKKGTDRAAQIELLHALAGIANENNLGEGILVKIKFNIIASLYDYNPNLAAFMKADMWKKCLECIDELLDILFNNTNIFIGENIAEDSENLAVSDQVSITHSEPFRVRGCILTLVERMDEEFTKIMQNTDPHSQEYVDNLKDESHVCGIIDRLLQYLETKGSTEEVCRVYLRRIMHTYYKFDYKAHRRSLGLQGETKSEQDQEESEGEDSAIIMDRLCKFIYAKDRTDRIRTCAILCHIYHHALHSRWYQARDLMLMSHLQDNIQHADPPVQILYNRTMVQLGICAFRQGMIKDAHNALLDIQSSGRAKELLGQGLLMRNMQERNAEQEKIEKRRQVPFHMHINLELLECVYLVSAMLLEIPYMAAHEFDARRRMISKQFHHQLRVGERQPLLGPPESMREHVVAASKAMKMGDWRTCHSFIINEKMNSKVWDLFPETQRVREMLVRKIQEESLRTYLFTYSSVYDSISMGTLSEMFELELPTVHSIISKMIINEELMASLDQPTQTVVMHRTEPTSLQNMALQLAEKLGGLVENNERVFDLKQGIYGGYFNRDQKGGYQQKQGYQRDQKGGGYQQKQNYQRGGYRGQNQGSY, translated from the exons ATGTCCCGTTTTTTTGCCACCGGATCCGACAGCGAGTCGGAAGAATCATCGTCCGCCGATGAGATTACCCCAAAAGCAAGCGGGACCACTTTTAATAAGCA GGTCCTGTTGCTAAGTGATGATGAGGAGGACACTAAGAGAATAGTACGCAGTGCTAAGGACAAGCG GTTTGAGGAGCTCACCAACTTAATCAAGACCATTCGCAATGCCATGAAGATCCGAGACATGTCCAAATGCTTGGAGGAGTTCGAACAGTTGTGTCGAGCGTtcaataaaagtaaaacaatcgTGGACAAGGAGGGGGTGCCGCAGTTTTATGTCCGCCTGCTCGCTGATCTAGAGGACTACCTCAACCAA CTATGGGAGGACAAGGAAGGGAAAAAGAAGATGAACAAAAACAACGCTAAAGCCTTGAGCACGCTGCGTCAGAAGATCCGCAAATACAACAAAGAGTTCGAAACGGAGATTGCTAGCTATAAAGAG AACCCAGAGCAGTCAGCTGATGAAGAGGAGGAGAAGGATGAAATTGAGAGTG GCTCATCCTCTGAAAGTGATGACGAGGGTGAAGATGACGGTGCAACGGCCAAGAGCTTTATGAAAAAGAAGCCTCAGGAGGAGGAGAAGAAAGCCCCAGAGGCCAGCAAGTTCCTCAAGGGCGCAGCT GATGAGGAGTCTGAGAGTGATGATGACGACGACGATGATGACGATGAGCATTGGGGTTCGGACTCTGTGGACAGCGGTAGTGACAGTGATGACAACGAAGGAACTGCAGCGTCATTGGCCGTAGCCTTCCTTAAAAA AACACAAGATGGCGATAAACCATCTGATCGCAAGAAGGATCCAAAAAAGAAAAGGGTCCAGAAGATTGATCGACTGGTGGAAGGGGGTGAGGAAGAGGGAGGAGAGGGAGAGGAGGGAGGCTGGGAGAAGGTAAAGGGAGGCGTACCACTGGTGAAGGAGAAGCCTAAAATGTTCGCTAAAGGCACAGAGATCAACACTGCTGTCGTGATAAAGAAACTCAGCGAGATCCTGCAGGCACGAGGCAAGAAGGGAACAGACAG AGCTGCTCAGATTGAGCTCCTTCATGCTCTCGCAGGCATCGCTAATGAGAATAACCTCGGTGAGGGCATTCTTGTCAAAATCAAGTTCAACATCATTGCCTCCCTTTATGACTACAACCCTAACCTGGCTGCCTTCATGAAG GCTGACATGTGGAAAAAGTGTTTGGAATGCATTGATGAGCTGCTGGACATCCTGTTTAACAACACCAATATCTTTATTGGAGAGAACATTGCTGAGGACAGCGAGAATCTGGCAGTCTCTGACCAGGTCAGCATTACACATTCTGAA CCTTTCCGTGTCCGTGGCTGTATTTTGACTCTGGTGGAAAGAATGGATGAAGAATTCACCAAAATCATGCAGAACACCGACCCTCATTCACAAG AGTATGTTGATAATCTAAAGGATGAGAGTCATGTTTGCGGCATCATTGACCGACTTCTACAGTATCTGGAGACTAAAGGCAGCACAGAGGAAGTGTGTCGCGTCTATCTGCGCAGGATCATGCACACCTACTATAAGTTTGACTACAAGGCACACCGACGCAGCCTGGGTCTACAGGGAGAGACTAAA TCGGAACAGGATCAGGAGGAAAGCGAGGGAGAGGATAGTGCTATTATTATGGACCGTTTGTGTAAGTTTATTTACGCTAAGGACCGCACAGACCGCATCCGCACATGCGCTATCCTATGCCATATCTACCATCATGCCCTGCACAGTCGCTGGTACCAGGCCAGGGACCTAATGCTCATGAGTCACCTACAGGACAACATCCAGCACGCCGACCCTCCTGTCCAG ATTCTGTACAACAGGACCATGGTGCAGCTAGGTATCTGTGCTTTCCGTCAGGGCATGATAAAAGATGCACACAACGCGCTCTTGGACATCCAGTCAAGTGGCAGAGCCAAAGAGCTGCTGGGACAGGGGCTTCTCATGAGGAATATGCAGGAGAGAAATGCTGAACAGGAAAAGATCGAGAAGAGGCGACAG GTGCCATTCCACATGCACATTAACCTGGAGCTTCTGGAGTGTGTGTACCTGGTGTCAGCCATGCTGCTGGAGATCCCTTACATGGCAGCCCACGAGTTCGATGCCCGCCGTAGGATGATAAGCAAACAGTTCCACCACCAGCTCAGGGTGGGCGAGAGACAGCCACTGCTGG GTCCTCCTGAGAGCATGAGGGAGCATGTCGTAGCTGCCAGCAAGGCTATGAAGATGGGAGATTGGAGAACCTGCCATTCCTTTATAATCAATGAGAAGATGAACAGCAAGGTGTGGGATCTGTTCCCAGAAACACAACGTGTGCGGGAAATGCTCGTAAG GAAGATCCAGGAGGAGTCGTTGCGCACTTACCTGTTCACCTACAGCAGCGTGTATGACTCAATCAG TATGGGAACTCTGTCCGAGATGTTCGAGTTGGAGTTACCCACAGTGCACAGCATCATCAGCAAGATGATCATTAATGAAGAGCTTATG GCTTCTCTGGACCAACCGACTCAGACGGTGGTAATGCACAGGACCGAGCCCACCTCTCTGCAAAACATGGCCCTGCAGCTGGCTGAGAAACTTGGTGGCCTGGTAGAAAACAACGAACGTGTCTTTGACCTTAAACAAGGCATCTATGGAGGCTACTTTAATAGAG ATCAAAAAGGAGGTTACCAACAGAAGCAAGGCTATCAGAGAG ATCAGAAAGGAGGCGGTTACCAGCAGAAGCAGAACTATCAGCGTGGAGGTTACAGGGGTCAGAATCAAGGCTCATACTGA
- the eif3c gene encoding eukaryotic translation initiation factor 3 subunit C isoform X2, with product MSRFFATGSDSESEESSSADEITPKASGTTFNKQVLLLSDDEEDTKRIVRSAKDKRFEELTNLIKTIRNAMKIRDMSKCLEEFEQLCRAFNKSKTIVDKEGVPQFYVRLLADLEDYLNQLWEDKEGKKKMNKNNAKALSTLRQKIRKYNKEFETEIASYKENPEQSADEEEEKDEIESGSSSESDDEGEDDGATAKSFMKKKPQEEEKKAPEASKFLKGAADEESESDDDDDDDDDEHWGSDSVDSGSDSDDNEGTAASLAVAFLKKTQDGDKPSDRKKDPKKKRVQKIDRLVEGGEEEGGEGEEGGWEKVKGGVPLVKEKPKMFAKGTEINTAVVIKKLSEILQARGKKGTDRAAQIELLHALAGIANENNLGEGILVKIKFNIIASLYDYNPNLAAFMKADMWKKCLECIDELLDILFNNTNIFIGENIAEDSENLAVSDQPFRVRGCILTLVERMDEEFTKIMQNTDPHSQEYVDNLKDESHVCGIIDRLLQYLETKGSTEEVCRVYLRRIMHTYYKFDYKAHRRSLGLQGETKSEQDQEESEGEDSAIIMDRLCKFIYAKDRTDRIRTCAILCHIYHHALHSRWYQARDLMLMSHLQDNIQHADPPVQILYNRTMVQLGICAFRQGMIKDAHNALLDIQSSGRAKELLGQGLLMRNMQERNAEQEKIEKRRQVPFHMHINLELLECVYLVSAMLLEIPYMAAHEFDARRRMISKQFHHQLRVGERQPLLGPPESMREHVVAASKAMKMGDWRTCHSFIINEKMNSKVWDLFPETQRVREMLVRKIQEESLRTYLFTYSSVYDSISMGTLSEMFELELPTVHSIISKMIINEELMASLDQPTQTVVMHRTEPTSLQNMALQLAEKLGGLVENNERVFDLKQGIYGGYFNRDQKGGYQQKQGYQRVPELRGGYHQKQGYQRDQKGGGYQQKQNYQRGGYRGQNQGSY from the exons ATGTCCCGTTTTTTTGCCACCGGATCCGACAGCGAGTCGGAAGAATCATCGTCCGCCGATGAGATTACCCCAAAAGCAAGCGGGACCACTTTTAATAAGCA GGTCCTGTTGCTAAGTGATGATGAGGAGGACACTAAGAGAATAGTACGCAGTGCTAAGGACAAGCG GTTTGAGGAGCTCACCAACTTAATCAAGACCATTCGCAATGCCATGAAGATCCGAGACATGTCCAAATGCTTGGAGGAGTTCGAACAGTTGTGTCGAGCGTtcaataaaagtaaaacaatcgTGGACAAGGAGGGGGTGCCGCAGTTTTATGTCCGCCTGCTCGCTGATCTAGAGGACTACCTCAACCAA CTATGGGAGGACAAGGAAGGGAAAAAGAAGATGAACAAAAACAACGCTAAAGCCTTGAGCACGCTGCGTCAGAAGATCCGCAAATACAACAAAGAGTTCGAAACGGAGATTGCTAGCTATAAAGAG AACCCAGAGCAGTCAGCTGATGAAGAGGAGGAGAAGGATGAAATTGAGAGTG GCTCATCCTCTGAAAGTGATGACGAGGGTGAAGATGACGGTGCAACGGCCAAGAGCTTTATGAAAAAGAAGCCTCAGGAGGAGGAGAAGAAAGCCCCAGAGGCCAGCAAGTTCCTCAAGGGCGCAGCT GATGAGGAGTCTGAGAGTGATGATGACGACGACGATGATGACGATGAGCATTGGGGTTCGGACTCTGTGGACAGCGGTAGTGACAGTGATGACAACGAAGGAACTGCAGCGTCATTGGCCGTAGCCTTCCTTAAAAA AACACAAGATGGCGATAAACCATCTGATCGCAAGAAGGATCCAAAAAAGAAAAGGGTCCAGAAGATTGATCGACTGGTGGAAGGGGGTGAGGAAGAGGGAGGAGAGGGAGAGGAGGGAGGCTGGGAGAAGGTAAAGGGAGGCGTACCACTGGTGAAGGAGAAGCCTAAAATGTTCGCTAAAGGCACAGAGATCAACACTGCTGTCGTGATAAAGAAACTCAGCGAGATCCTGCAGGCACGAGGCAAGAAGGGAACAGACAG AGCTGCTCAGATTGAGCTCCTTCATGCTCTCGCAGGCATCGCTAATGAGAATAACCTCGGTGAGGGCATTCTTGTCAAAATCAAGTTCAACATCATTGCCTCCCTTTATGACTACAACCCTAACCTGGCTGCCTTCATGAAG GCTGACATGTGGAAAAAGTGTTTGGAATGCATTGATGAGCTGCTGGACATCCTGTTTAACAACACCAATATCTTTATTGGAGAGAACATTGCTGAGGACAGCGAGAATCTGGCAGTCTCTGACCAG CCTTTCCGTGTCCGTGGCTGTATTTTGACTCTGGTGGAAAGAATGGATGAAGAATTCACCAAAATCATGCAGAACACCGACCCTCATTCACAAG AGTATGTTGATAATCTAAAGGATGAGAGTCATGTTTGCGGCATCATTGACCGACTTCTACAGTATCTGGAGACTAAAGGCAGCACAGAGGAAGTGTGTCGCGTCTATCTGCGCAGGATCATGCACACCTACTATAAGTTTGACTACAAGGCACACCGACGCAGCCTGGGTCTACAGGGAGAGACTAAA TCGGAACAGGATCAGGAGGAAAGCGAGGGAGAGGATAGTGCTATTATTATGGACCGTTTGTGTAAGTTTATTTACGCTAAGGACCGCACAGACCGCATCCGCACATGCGCTATCCTATGCCATATCTACCATCATGCCCTGCACAGTCGCTGGTACCAGGCCAGGGACCTAATGCTCATGAGTCACCTACAGGACAACATCCAGCACGCCGACCCTCCTGTCCAG ATTCTGTACAACAGGACCATGGTGCAGCTAGGTATCTGTGCTTTCCGTCAGGGCATGATAAAAGATGCACACAACGCGCTCTTGGACATCCAGTCAAGTGGCAGAGCCAAAGAGCTGCTGGGACAGGGGCTTCTCATGAGGAATATGCAGGAGAGAAATGCTGAACAGGAAAAGATCGAGAAGAGGCGACAG GTGCCATTCCACATGCACATTAACCTGGAGCTTCTGGAGTGTGTGTACCTGGTGTCAGCCATGCTGCTGGAGATCCCTTACATGGCAGCCCACGAGTTCGATGCCCGCCGTAGGATGATAAGCAAACAGTTCCACCACCAGCTCAGGGTGGGCGAGAGACAGCCACTGCTGG GTCCTCCTGAGAGCATGAGGGAGCATGTCGTAGCTGCCAGCAAGGCTATGAAGATGGGAGATTGGAGAACCTGCCATTCCTTTATAATCAATGAGAAGATGAACAGCAAGGTGTGGGATCTGTTCCCAGAAACACAACGTGTGCGGGAAATGCTCGTAAG GAAGATCCAGGAGGAGTCGTTGCGCACTTACCTGTTCACCTACAGCAGCGTGTATGACTCAATCAG TATGGGAACTCTGTCCGAGATGTTCGAGTTGGAGTTACCCACAGTGCACAGCATCATCAGCAAGATGATCATTAATGAAGAGCTTATG GCTTCTCTGGACCAACCGACTCAGACGGTGGTAATGCACAGGACCGAGCCCACCTCTCTGCAAAACATGGCCCTGCAGCTGGCTGAGAAACTTGGTGGCCTGGTAGAAAACAACGAACGTGTCTTTGACCTTAAACAAGGCATCTATGGAGGCTACTTTAATAGAG ATCAAAAAGGAGGTTACCAACAGAAGCAAGGCTATCAGAGAG TTCCAGAACTGAGGGGAGGTTACCACCAGAAGCAAGGTTACCAACGAG ATCAGAAAGGAGGCGGTTACCAGCAGAAGCAGAACTATCAGCGTGGAGGTTACAGGGGTCAGAATCAAGGCTCATACTGA